The Ruminococcaceae bacterium R-25 DNA segment TCAAAGTTGCAATTGATTCCGGAGCCGATTCCGTATATCTCGGACTTAAAGAATATTCCGCAAGAGCGGGAGCAGATAACTTTACTCTCGATGAGCTTGAAGAAGGCGTGGATTATGCCCATTTGAGGTCTTCGAAAGTATTCCTTGCAGTAAATACTCTGATGACAGATTCAGAGTTTGAACTGTTTTATCCGACAATAGCAGAAGCTGTAAACATCGGTGTTGACGGACTTATCGTTCAGGATCTGGCTGTTATTACCAAACTCGCACAGGATTTCCCTAATGTAACGATCAACGCGAGCACGCAGATGAATATCTATTCTGCGGATGAATTCAAAAAGCTCTCAGAGCTTGGCGTTAACAGGGTTGTTCTCCCGAGAGAATTATCCTGCGATGAGATCGAGACAAGGACCAAGATCGCAAAAGGCTATAACCTTGAGACTGAAGTATTTGCTCACGGAGCTGTCTGTGTATGCGCTTCAGGTCTCTGCCTTTTCTCTGCAATGAACAGGAGCGGCACGAGGTCCGGCAACAGAGGTTCCTGCGCCCAGCCCTGCAGGGAGGAATATAACCTTTCAAATAACGGCTTAAGACTTAAGGACGGACATCTCTTATCTCCTAAGGACAGAGATGTTTCCGAATATCTCGAAAGGCTTATAAAGAGCGGCGTTAAGAGCCTTAAGATCGAAGGCAGAATGAGAGATGCCAACTATGTTAGATCAGCAGTTTATTGCTACAGACGCATGATCGACGCATACTACGAAGGTGCTCTTGATAAGGAACTTATTAAGGAGATCCGTTACGATCTTCTCATTAACTTCAACAGGGGAGGAGCATTTACTTCCCAGTATTTGAGCGGAAGTAAGGACGATCACCTGTTATCGGGAGAATATCCCGGCAAATACGGCGTAAGAATAGGCCGAATAAGCAGACTTGATGCAGGTTCAGGTCAGGTTACTGTCGGTATAAAGAACGGTGCTTTAGAGCCCCAGAAGGGCGATTTCATATCGATAAGGGAAAATGCCAGAGAGATCTGCTCTTTCCCTGTAGGCAAGACCAATACAGTCCTTAACGGACTTGCAATTAAAGGCCTTCATCCTGACATGATCAAGAAGCTTAAGCCCGGCATGGAAGTTTTCCTTATGAACCACGAGATCTTCATCTCTAAGCAGGACTTAAGAAGAACTCCGGTTGCCGTAACTATCTCAGGTTCTGACACTGAGATCACTGCAACTGCAAAGATCACAGACGGTATCGCAAAAGGTATTACTGCTGAATCAAAGGTAGTGATTCCTGACGATTTTGATGGCAGGCCTTTGGAAAAAGACAGGATAACAGAGCAGTTTTCCAAAACTCTTGATACACCGTTTACTGTTACTGAAGTAAGTTTTGAGACGATCGATAAGTTCTATTGCCCTGTAAGCGTTATCAATTATTTAAGGCGCGACCTTCTTACTGTTTTAGAAGTAAATACAGTCAATTCATTTAAGAAGACTTACGGCACTGATTATGTCGAAGATTCCGAATATTTCGGCGAACAGGAGACTGAACCAGGTTCTGTTAAGAACATGTACACATATCCTGTCTTGAGGCTCAACGAAGATATTTTGGAAGAAGGCGCAGATATCTATGCATTCAGCATTTACGATCTGTCTGACCCTGATATCTACAGCAACGCAATCGATTTCGTTAAAGACCAGGGCGCTGAACTTGTTTTGCTGATCCCTGATTTCCATCACGACAAGATCAATAAGATAATCGATTATGTTATCTCGCTCCTTAAGGTAGATATGGGAGATGCATTTATCGCGGTAATGGCATCCAAGATTTTTACTGACAGGAAGTTCTTAAAAGACGGCATAAAATTCTATGCTTCTGCAGGAACAAATATCTACAGTTCGAAATCTTTATCGCACGCTTTAAAATATGCTGATGCTGTAATGCCTTCTTATGAAGTATCTGCAGATGACCTGATCCTTAACTTAAAACATCTTACGGAATCTTACGATCTTGAAGGCAAACATCCTACGATAATCGTTCATTCGGATGGCCTTATTCCTTGGATGCAGTCAGATTTCTGCGCGGCAGGAAGGAACCAGAGACCCTGCGGTTTCTGCAGAGGAAATGCTTATTATGACTTAAAGCCTAAAAGAGATAATGAAGGAACAGACCTTAAGGTAATTCCTCATCCTTTGGATTGTTCCTGTTCCATTTACGGCAGAGCGAAAAATCCCATCGGCCAGGAATATGCTGACGCGATAGCAGATATGGGATTTGACGTTATCTGCAATTACACGATATTACCCGGAGGTAAGATCAATGACTGAGATCTATATTGAGAAGTGCAGAGAAGATGCCAAGCTCCCGTCTTATGCTCATGACGGCGATGCCGGAATGGATCTTTATGCAGCAGAAGACGTGATTATCGAACCAGGAAAGTCAGCACTGGTACCTGTAGGTATCAAGATGGCAATTCCTTACGGTTATGAAGTACAGATAAGACCCAGGAGCGGAGTTTCTTTAAAGACACCTTTGAGGATTCCCAATGCACCCGGAACGATTGACTGCGGCTACAGGGATGAAGTAAACGTAATCGTATATAACGATTCATTCTTCCAGGATGAAGGCCTGGAAGAGCCCCTTACGATCGATAACAAGGGCTGCATCCACGGAACTTATAAGATCAGAAAGGGCGACAGGATCGCTCAGATGGTCGTTGCCAAAGTAGAATATGCAACATTTGTAGAGACCGATAACGTAAAGGCAAT contains these protein-coding regions:
- a CDS encoding dUTP pyrophosphatase — encoded protein: MTEIYIEKCREDAKLPSYAHDGDAGMDLYAAEDVIIEPGKSALVPVGIKMAIPYGYEVQIRPRSGVSLKTPLRIPNAPGTIDCGYRDEVNVIVYNDSFFQDEGLEEPLTIDNKGCIHGTYKIRKGDRIAQMVVAKVEYATFVETDNVKAIGEDRGGGFGSSGVN
- a CDS encoding putative protease → MTNNRIELLAPAGNLEILKVAIDSGADSVYLGLKEYSARAGADNFTLDELEEGVDYAHLRSSKVFLAVNTLMTDSEFELFYPTIAEAVNIGVDGLIVQDLAVITKLAQDFPNVTINASTQMNIYSADEFKKLSELGVNRVVLPRELSCDEIETRTKIAKGYNLETEVFAHGAVCVCASGLCLFSAMNRSGTRSGNRGSCAQPCREEYNLSNNGLRLKDGHLLSPKDRDVSEYLERLIKSGVKSLKIEGRMRDANYVRSAVYCYRRMIDAYYEGALDKELIKEIRYDLLINFNRGGAFTSQYLSGSKDDHLLSGEYPGKYGVRIGRISRLDAGSGQVTVGIKNGALEPQKGDFISIRENAREICSFPVGKTNTVLNGLAIKGLHPDMIKKLKPGMEVFLMNHEIFISKQDLRRTPVAVTISGSDTEITATAKITDGIAKGITAESKVVIPDDFDGRPLEKDRITEQFSKTLDTPFTVTEVSFETIDKFYCPVSVINYLRRDLLTVLEVNTVNSFKKTYGTDYVEDSEYFGEQETEPGSVKNMYTYPVLRLNEDILEEGADIYAFSIYDLSDPDIYSNAIDFVKDQGAELVLLIPDFHHDKINKIIDYVISLLKVDMGDAFIAVMASKIFTDRKFLKDGIKFYASAGTNIYSSKSLSHALKYADAVMPSYEVSADDLILNLKHLTESYDLEGKHPTIIVHSDGLIPWMQSDFCAAGRNQRPCGFCRGNAYYDLKPKRDNEGTDLKVIPHPLDCSCSIYGRAKNPIGQEYADAIADMGFDVICNYTILPGGKIND